In the Lutra lutra chromosome 12, mLutLut1.2, whole genome shotgun sequence genome, AAAGTTTTTCCCAAGTCCTTCCCAAACTACGAGGTATTACACTCAAGGATGGTAAGGCTCTTCCAAAGTAGTAACGGTTCTTTTACTTCCAACCGTGGTCCTAAGAACAACCACCAACGTATAACGTATAACGTATACTttatctcactgaatcctcacaagCCTCTACCGTAGGTACTAccttagccccattttatagacgaaAAGACTGACACTTGGCGGAGCTAAGTAAGTTGCCGGGGATCTCACGGAAATCAGCGAGCTGGGACTCAAACTGTATAAATGCAAAGCCTGTGCTCTAAGTGCCTGCACACCGTGGGTACTCGAGAAACGTTTGCTGAACGTAAAGTTTAAGGACGAGCCGGCGTCGGCCGGGGCTCACTGCCCGAGAGCTCGGAGAATTGCAGCAAAGACTCGTAAAGGTGAACTTCTGCAACTCCAGGGTGAGGGAGGGCCCCGCCGGGCGCCAGCGGCCGAAGCCCAGGCCGgagcccctgcctcctccagtcCGGGATTGGTGTGCGCCGCGCGGGCCGGGCCGGACCAAGAGCCGCGAAGGGTCGGCCGGAGACGGCCCCGGGGCCGCGCCCTCCGCAACCACTGCCCCCCAATACCCCTAGGCCAGAGGCAAGAGCGGTCTAGCTCAACGGCCGCCGTCCACACCCAGTCACTGGCCGCGTTGGCCCCGCAGCCGCCCGCCTCACCTGCGTGTCCGCCGCCATCCTGCCGGCGCTGACTCCGGAACCGCTTCCGGAGCGCTTCCGGGTCATAGCGCGGGCCCACGCGGCAGGGCGAGGCCAGGAGCCCGCCGGGCCCGGGCCTGGCGCCCCCGGGCGGGACGGCGGCCGCAACAGCCCGGGCTAGGAGGCGGGCAGCGGGATGGAGTGCCTGAACCGGCGCCGGCGATAGTGGAGGCCAACCCCCAGGGCCCGCTCTTCAACCCCGGGGCCCTTCTCAGCCTGGCCTCGTGGGAGACGAAGGTCTTTGAGGATTTGTAATGTGGTGAGACCACCCCGTAGTCTTCGACCCGCTTGAGTTCGCAGGTCTGGCCCCACGTGGCCTGTGCCAAGCGAAGGCCACATTCTTTaaggaaatgagattttttttttttttaaagatttttttttttttttaatttatttgacagagagagatcacaagcaggcagagaggcaggcagagagagaggaggaagcaggttccctgctgagcagagagcccgatgcggggctcgatcccaggaccctgagatcatgacctgagccgaaggcagcggcttaatccactgagccacccaggcgccccaggaaatgaGATTCTTAAATGGCAGAACTGACCTAGGTAAAAGGGAGTCAGCGAACTCGCATCTTCCCCTGAGCTTGTAACCAGTGGCAGACAATGTTGAGTTAGAAAACAAAGGGGAACTCTGGCTATCAGGGAAGTATTGTGGAGCTGAGAGGGGGCTGCACAGGACAAAATGTTCCAGATTGGGATGTAGGCAAGGCCACAGGGTGGGAGCCTGAGGGCAGTAAAGGACCTCACGGTCCAAGGGACATGGTCTTAATTTTCAGTGTGCAGACGGGTCAACTCTACAGACTACGGTGTAAAGGGGTCTGTGCAGCTTAGCTGTTGGCCCTCTTAGCAATGGCCTTCAAACTGTAGTCAACCTAGTTACAACAAATACTTTTCCATCAGGACCCAGTACAGATTTGTAACAACCACGAGGAAACACCTACCCTTGCAGCAATCACGTTTTATCTTGGTCACCACCTACTCAAAATATGAGGGACCCAGGCTAGTGGCCAGATAGCCATGGAAATAAGAATTCTGGTGTAATAGAAATTCAGTTAGGGGGACCAGCTGGCAGTCCGTGGGGCATCCAACTCTCAATTtctgagttgtgagttcaagcccagagttgggtagagattactttaaaaaaaaacaaaacaaaacagctaaaGCTGGGTAGTATTTGGGggacatgggtgactcagtcagttaagcatcagaacttcagctcaggtcatgatcccagctgctGGGAAAGCAGCACCTCAATTAcaagaacactggaaagaaaaaaaaaagacactgaaatgTCAACTTCAAATAAACCTCTACTGTTCCACCATGGCTCTAGTTTCTAGTACAAAGCATTATGAACCTCAAAATGCACAAAATGAAGAGTCCAGAGACACTTAAGAGAActaagcctttatttccttgtttcacAAATAAACTTGGCTGAATTCGTTGCTTTTTGCTGATTAGTCGAAGAGACCAAATCCCATATCCTCATCTGACTCCTCCGACTCTTCCTTTGCTTCAACCTTGGCTGGGGCTGCGGCAGCAGCAGGTGCAGCAGTGGTGGCAGCGGCCACAGGGGCAGCAGCCACAAATGCAGATGGATCAGCCAAGAAGGCCTTGACCTGAAGAGGAAAAGTTCATGATCAAAATGGTCATTCACAACCTCTGCTACCCACAACCCCTCAGCTCTAGTTCAATGGCCAACAACTTCTCAGCCACTAAAGCCTTCCCTGGAGCCTTTCTTGGAGATGATCAGGCAAGACAGCGTGGGTATGGCCTGGTAAGCTTAGACCCAGCTCTCATCCATCAACTAACCCCTCTTCTGGTTTCTTGTCATTTCTAAAGTCAAGGacacactccccctgccccccaacttcTTAAGgaaactcttaaaaatatatctaatttgTACAATATGATCATTAAACACAACTAAGCATCTATTTATCCCATCAGAGCCACTGTGGTCCTAATGGGTTTTTTACCTTTTCAGCAAGTGGAAAGGTGTAATCAGTCTCCACAGACAAAGCCAGGACCCGCTTGTATCCATTGATGATAGAATGGGGCACTGATGCAACAGTTGGGTAACCTATCTGCAGACATACGCTGGCAACATTGCGGACACCCtatgaggggaggaaaaaaattccatgtcaCCTGAGCTAGGTAACTTACAGTCAAGACCGTGAAGTACAAGCGAAGTTCAACAGCAGGCAAGACTTCAAGACTGACTTGCTATGTCTCACAGAGGGCGCTTACCTCACACCAAATGCTTCTGGCAGGGCAATTCAGACGCAGtaatttataaatgctttttGCCCCTATTCCCAACATGGTTATTTGCCAACATGATTATTTCCTATACCATAATGATGGCACTTACTTCAAAAGTCACcattttgtgaaaatgtaaaCTAAGCTAACCATTCAGTTCTGtgagaacaaaaaaaaaggttaagcTAATTGCAGATGTAAATTTCATCCACTACTAAGATttccaaataataaaaactatatatattaaaCGCAATTTCTCATTtgtccaagaaaacaaaaaaaggaattgtatcttctctctccttatccatcaattaaaagatattttaacgGCAAAAACTAAGCCAGCTAGTCTCAGGAAAagtcaattctccccaaacagGGTACCTGGCAACATTTACTTATACACagtcctcatttttctcatttctcctctgACTCAGGACACACTACTCAAAATCTCAGGTTTTACTGCAGGTCTTAGAGTAACAATGGCCCTATTTGCCCAGTGCTGTTAGAAGGCTTTAtactgattaattaattaaatcccTCAACAACCTTGTATTATTACTGCtgttttacagacgaggaaaccaAAGTCAACAGATTAAATCATTGTCCTTGGTTATGTGGCTCATTTCAGGTGTGTAGCCAGGATGCAGTCTGAAACTGTCCAGGCTCTCAACCATTAACCAAGGGCCTGAAATGGACAGCTTTTACCTCCAGGAAGCGAGAATGCAGAGTTTCCTCTGTGATGTCAAGCACTTCAGGGTTGTAGATGCTGCCATTGTCAAACACCTGCTGGATGATCAGCccaaaggagaagggggagatgtTCAGCATGTTCAGCAGCGTGGCTTCGCTGGCTCCCACTTTGTCTCCGGTCTTAATCAGCTGCACATCACTCTGAAGAACAAGGTAACGGTTGACAGTCAACACCAGGACAGCCAGCAGGCCCACAGAAACCAAGTCCCCACCACTTGCCTGGCTAGCACTGGCAAGCCAAGTCCACTCACCAGGATTTCAATGGTGCCTCTGGAGATTTTAGTGGTGATGCCTAAAGCCTGGAAGAAGGAGGTCTTCTCGGGCCCCAGACCAGTGTTCTGGGCTGGCACAGTGACCTCACATGGGGCTATGGCACCAGCACGGGCGGCAGCTGGCACCTACACGGAAACAACAGTGAGAAGTCTTCTCTCCACAAACACAAGTTGAAAATGatcagttttgctttttaaggagTCAAAATAAGCGATAAGAAATCATTAGCCGTCCTGATTCTCTCCTTACCTTATTGGCCAGCAGCATGTCCCTGATCTCAGTGAGGTCCTCCTTGGTGAACACAAAGCCCACGTTCCCCCGGATATGAGGTAACAGTCTGCAAAGAGAAGTTGACAGGAGACAGTCACCTTTCAGCACCATTCTTCtccaggaaaggggagaagggctCTGAGAAGGGAGGACAAAGATGCCCAAGAGAATTAACGGACTTTTCCAGAGCTGGGTTGTTCTCCAGATGCCCTCGGATGGCCTTGCGCATCATGGTGTTCTTGCCCATCAGCACGACAGCCTTCCCGCGGAGGGACATGCGGATCTGCTGCATCTGCTTTGAACCCACATTGTCTGCTCCCACAATGAAGCATTTTGGATAATCATCCAAAAGTTGCTACAAACACAAGCCAGAAACAATGGTTaacaggaggaaagagagaaaataccaaaagaaaCCAAATCCCATAATCACTGGCTTCCatctcactccctctcttctaGGCGTTTGAAGTGATTCATAAATTGGGACAATTCCTCCCACTGGGAGCCACCTGAGTTGCAAAATTGACAGACTGCATCGAAGATTTGTACCCTGAGTATGAATGGTGAAAATGAGATATCTCCGTTCAATCCCtcgattttttttattgtaacatttttaatttttcccaatcATAAGACATGTTTCTGATTCATTAAATGGCTGCATCAACAGAAAAAAACGACTATTCCAAACAAGGTTAGGTTTGTAAACCATTTTAAGCACGAGGTAAAACAAGTACAACAAAACCTTACTTGCAGAATCTAAACTGTGGTTACGACTGGACAATCCTTTTAAGTTCTCTGTGTATCTGAAAACCTTCGTGATCAACAGGGGAGAAGAGACGAAGCTCCACAAGGCAGCCTAATGCCTGAAGAGGAGCAGGGTCTCTTTTCTGCGCAGGGAAGACCCCCCCACCCGGGCCACGGAGACCATCCAAGAGAACATTCACAGGGTATTTGGTATCTTGATGGAACCTAAATATGCAACAAGTTGCCACTTCGTAGTGAGTCACTCATGGGCCTTCCCAAAACGGAGAcagaagagcaggagcaggacgAGTGCTCTCTGGAAACCAGACAGACCAGAGTATGAATGGTGTCACCTCAGGAGCCACTTAAACTGCCTGAACCCATTTACCTGCAACAAGGAttgggggggagaggaggggacagaTCTCCGCAGACTGGGAAAACTAAACGAGATTTGCCTGAAATGGTCGTTCAGCAGCTGGCACCCAGGACGTGCTCAACACATGACAGTTCATGACTCCTAGTAGCGCCCAGGCCCCAAGCAGCATAATGGGCGATGGCGACCCATCCCCGCACTTACGATTATCTTAAGGAAGTAGTTGGACTTCCAGGTCGCCCTGTCTTCCCTGGGCATCACGGCGGTGCGTCAGGGATTGCCACGCAGGGTTTAAAGACGATGTCACTGCGCAGAGGAAAGGAACTCAGACACCCCCCTACACCCATCACCACGGCCCAATCGGGCTCCAAGGCCGAGGCCTATGCAGGGTAGGCCACGCGTGGACGCCCCCCAGCCCGACTTGGGGCTGCCGCCGTCACCGCCACTCCGGGAGCGCAAGCCACCGCCTAGGCCCCAGGCCGGACAGGCCCGGACCCGCCCCCTCCCAAGATCCCACAAAGAAACCCCCCCCAACCCATCTCTCCCGCCGACGGGTCCCGGTGCGGCCACAGCAGCCACACGAACCTCTCACGAGGACGCCTGGAGAGAGAAGGCCGCACGCCGGCCCACACCTTTTATATGTGAACGAAGCGGCCAATCAGAAGACGAGGACAGTGTCCCCCACCTATTGGCTGGCGCCGCCGCCTATCTAGTGACGCTAAACTGGGGTAGACAGCCATTGGATAATATTGCTGCCACTCCAGCCAACGGGAAGCCGTCTTTAAATAAAGCAGTTAAAGAAGGCACCGTTTATGTTGGAGTAGCTGTCTCGAAGCTGCTTCCCTCTGCTGGCCTGGAGCCGCTCGCGTTCAGGGGCTAGAGCTTGGGCGCTGAGCGTTCAAGTTTTCTCCTGCCACCTGGTCAAATCGCAAACAGAAGAGTACGATGTGGAGCTGAGGCATAATTGCACACGCGTTAGAAACAGCATGGTCTCTTGTCTACTCTATAGTTTGTTCTTCCCCCTACCAAGACAGAGGAACCCTTTAACACCTAAGTCAGATCATTATCTCATCTGCTCAGAATTCCTCAAAAGTTTCGAATTTGCTCAGAGAAAAAGCTTAAAACTTAAACTGCCTACGAGACCCTACAGGATCTGCTCTAGACCTCCACCCCTataatctcattcttttcctACTGACGCTCCCTTCCAGCCAGACGATGCTCTTTGGTGTTTTTCCAAAACACGCTCCCACTTGAGGGGTCGTGCAATAAATAGCTAGTCCCTCTCCCGGAAGACTCCTTGCTGATATCCACGGAATTAACTCAAGTCTTCGTTCAAATATCATGTGCTCAAGGAGGCCTACCCGATCGCCTTATTTAAAATTACCCAAAAATCCACTACTACTTCCCCCTTACTCTATTCTATTTTTTCGGTAGCACTTCcacctttttctttctatctttcctttttttttccttttttttttttttttttagcacttctACCTCCTAACACACTATATAACTTACTATGTTGTTGgttgtctgtctctccctgcaAGAAAGCAAGCTCCACAAAGCAGAGACCCTTGTCTTgcgcctggcacatagcaggcacataataaatatttgttgactgaatgaatgcaAGGTTTGCAGTCAGAAGACctggatccaaaaaaaaaaaaaaaaaaaaaaaagaagaagaagaagacaacgACAACCTGGATCCATATCCTTCTTCTACCACTTGCTAACTGTGTTATCTTAGGAAGTGATTTCACCTTGCTGatcctgtttccttttccttaactgtaaaatagggataacgAAGTAAGCACATTCTAGAGttgctatgaagattaaatgagatacgtgtctttttttttttagattttatttatttatttatttgacagacagagatcacaagtaggcagagaggcaggcagggggtggggcgaagcaggcttcccactgagcagacagctaatgcagggctcaatcccaggaccctgggatcatgacccaagccgatggcagaggccttaccccactgagccacccaggcacccccatgtgtTAAGTCTTAACACAGTCCCTGAAATGTAGGAggatttctagttttttattatgcattcattcaacacttATTTGAACACTTGTGTTAGatcaataattttttctttctggtaataATTGAGGTAGACCCTAGGGCAGAAGGGGTGTTTCTATCTTCACCCTTTCAAGTTAgaagtttctgtatttttgtttcaaagCCTCCTAGTGCCTCTGATGACCAGCTGTTTAGAGAAATGTTGGAGTCAGTTACTgctaagatctttttttttttttaaagattttatttatttatttgacagacagagatcacaagtagacagagaggcaggcagagagagaggaggaagcaggctccccactgagcagagagcccgatgtggggctcgattccaggaccctgagatcatgacccgagccgaaggcagcggcttaacccactgagccacccaggcgcccctgctaagATCTTTTTAATGACAGTGTATTACTGCGTGCTCAGCATTGTGCTAAGTACTTTGTACACATTACTGCTGTGAATCTTTGCAACCCTGAGGAGGTACAGTATTAGCATTTCCGTTTATCAATGAGAAAATTCACAGGTTAAACAGCTTGCTCAAGCCCTAATAAACAATGGTTTTGGAACTGAAATCTAGAAGCAAGTACAAAGCCCCTGAGTCTCACGATGCTATACAGTCCCTTCTAAACCTTGAGGCTGTCTCTCCCCAAATGCACTTTTCCAAGTATATACACACTCAATGGTACCTTTCCGAGGACATCCTGGCTCTGATGATATAAATACCATCTCTAATTGTAGTACATCAATATAATGGAATCTCATGAAGCCATTAGAAAATGATGCAGATGTATATTTATTGACACGGGAAAATACAAAGTACAGCTGAGTGAAAAAGCAAACTACAGTGAAATGTGCCATAtccatttctataaataaaataaattcgaCATGGTCAGGAAGGATAAACCGTCATCACCTTTGGGTGAGGGTCGAAGGTAATTTCCATTTGAGCTCACTGTGAAATGGCCAAGATTCCAACTAGAATTCAACATGCTGCTTTTGGAAAACCATTCCAGAGAACAGGGAAATTGTGAAGCATCTCAAAGGGGAACAATGCTATCCAGGAGGGCCCCCGCACTGGAGTTCTGGCTCAGGCAAGAAGGAAGCATGCAAATATGGACATGACCACTAGGAGGTCAGTGGAGACCCATCCTCCACTCTAAGTTCGCCAACTTCTGCTgggcaggttccacacccaagGTTTGGTGCCAACACATTGAGGGGGTGGTGTCTGGTCAAAgcaggaacacaggcagaggcaAGCTCTGGGTTCACATCCTGCCTTTGAGCTCACTAAGAGGACTGTGTTGTGCATGTCCGTTCTCTTCTCCAAACCTCCTTCCGGTTCTGTAAGTGTGAGGCCACCCACAGGCCCACATGACGATGCCTTCCCTCAGCGAAGTGACACCCAAGCACTAGGGCAGGGCGTGACCCACCACACGGGGCCCaacactgctccccctgcttctcctcaCCAACTGCTGAGGGAAGAGCAAAGCTCAGGCAGGGATCCCATCCCCAGGGGGCTTTCTGCCTCAATTAAGGGAACATCACTGAGTTACCTTTAGTATGGTCCCCGTGAGTCTGGGAAAGGTTTGGTCTCTCTTCTGGTACTAAGTTGTTACCTCAGACCGCCAAGAAAAGGAACTAGGCATGGGTGAAAATAATGGCAAACTTTATTGGCATAAATCACAGGAACTGACATGGGGAAAAGCCAGGTTAGAagtttacagagaaaaaaataaaataaaatcatcaaataaCCATTGACGCAGAGGGTGGACCCCAGAAACCCCGTCCCcctaggggaggggcctggggcaggTCCCTGTAAACAGAGCAATAAGGCCTATGGGTGGAAGTGAAGACATCAGACCTTTGGAGGGGCCTGGCTGACCTCCTCAGACCAGGGCTGCTCCCAGTCCTGCCTCGAAGGAGGGGACCCTCTTCTGAGACCCCCGCACGCTCAGCCTCTGCTGTGAGTCTAGTGGAGTGGTCTGGATCTTCCTCACTTTAGACCCCACAGGGGCCCCTTTCTGCTGACCCAGAACCCCAGGCTTGCCTGCTCCTGTTTCATCTGTGAGGGCCAGAACTCTGGGGGTGTCCCACTACTTTAGCAGGATCCTATCCCACTGCCCCGAGTCCTATCAGGCCCCCCTTGCAACCACCTGGGCCCTTTTCCCCAAACCTCCAGTCTCCAGGGAGGGCAGGAAATTTGGGGAAGTGATGGCGCCAGTGGAATCAACAAGACCAGATACCAGCTTTCCTGAGGAGGCAGAAGAGCCACAGAGAAGCGGTGAGGAGGCCAAGATGTTTGCTGGGTTCTCTTTGTTGCCAAAAAGTTCACAGGGGAGCAAATGCTCCTGATGGCTTACTTAGACAGGAATCAGCACCCCCAAAGTGtactttccccttctcttccctcaggaACAGGACGGATGAGGTTCAGAATTCTAGGCCCCCAAGGGCAAGACACCCTGAGGCCAGTTTCAGTTAAGAGCTTGCTGGCCCAGGTAGTATCCAGGAAGGGGTTTTAAAATACAGCAGTTTATAAAACAGTCCTGGTGAGTTGTGAAGTTAAGGAAGGAGAGTCACAGAGCTGCTCCCAGTTCACCTGCTTgtgctaagaaaaaataaaatacaaattgctTTCCCACCCCAAGCCCTCAGTACAAGGCAAACCCCACACCACAGCCATTGATGCCAACAGGACCAGTGGCCATGGATGAGGAGAGTACAAAAGGGGACATCTTTAAAATCTCTTCAAAATCATGTTGTATAGAGAAGTAAAAGCAACTCAGACGATATGAATTCAAACCTCAGTGTAGAAATCTATCAAAGTCGGTACAGTGTCCAGGCACAGGGGGAAACTCCCCACCTCACGCCGTCCCAGAGGCGGAGGAAGTGACTATAAAACATTATTGCTGGAGAGGCCTTTCTCAGTAGAACCAGAGCagttatggggggaggggggaggggcctaGGCCTGGGGACACTggaagggcaggaggagcacAAGAAACCTTCCGCGGCCCCTCGAACATTTCCACCCTTGGACAGATGGATTTATGCTGGCATTGTCTGAAGGGAGCCGGAATCCCCCAGTACTCTCAGGACAAGGATAATGAGGTCGGGATGGGGGGAGAAGGATAAAAAAAGACCCCATCTGaccctgcctgcccttcccccttgctcCACTGCCAAAGTATGAGTAAGAGACGGCTCCAGTGTGGGGCGCTGGCCAGGCCAGGCGGGGTCATGGGGACACACACAGTGCAGGGCGGGGCCCTCCAGCCTCCACCTCTCAGGGAGCATGAAGAGCTGACGGCCTGGGGAAGGCTGCAGGAGGAGGAAGGCCGTGGCTCTGGCAGGTGGGGGAAGAAGAGCAGGCCCTCTTGCCATCCTGTACCAGCCGAGGACGCGCGTTCCAGTTTCAGGGCAAGGCCTCTGGGTCACAGTAGCAGTTGGGGAGGCTGGGCCGGGGCAGAGGGGCCAAGAAAGGCGCCTAGCAGAAGAGCTTGAGGAAGCAGTTCTGACAGTAAGGCTTGTCGTTCTGCTCCTTGAAGGTGCCCTTGTTGAGCTGCTTGAGGCAGAAGGCACAGACGAAGTGCTCAGGGTGGAACTTCTTAGCCATGGCGGTGATACAGCGGCCCGTGATGGGCTTCTGGCAGCCGGAGCAGAGTGAGCCTCGCCGCTCATGGTAGTGCACCTCACAGTAGGGCTGCCCGTCGTGCTCAAAGAAGCTGCCATTGACGAAGGGCGTGAAACACTCCTGCCAGGCAGAAGAGGGGGCAGGGCGGAGGGTGAGGGGCTCAGGCTGGGGCTTGGGGCTGGGACAGCTGCCACTGGGATGGGCAGCACACAGTCACGCTCATGACTCCTGCTGGCTGAGCGCTTCCTATGTGCCAAGTGCTGCACTAAACACTTAACTGCATTCTCTCAACAAAGGCAACTGAGGTTTAGAAGTTCAGTGACTCACCTGAGGTCACGCACCTATTAAGCTGCACAGCCTGGATTCAAACAGAGGTCTGACTCCTGAGCAGGTGGCTGGAACATGTGCCCAGAAACCAACCTGCATACTTGGGTATAAAAGgcactgagaagtcctgcagtgaGCAGTTTCCCAAACGTATCTGGTCTGAGAACCCTTGTTGGATCCCTAACGTCTGTGGACTCCCATTACCACCAAAATACAGTTTGGAGACCACTGCCTGTTTCCACTGAAGCTGGTACaagattatttcatttcattctcacaCGCCCTTCTGCTGAACATGACCAGTCCCAGGGCCATCGCACAGGACAAGGCTGGGGGACATTGTCTCCCTTCCTCTTGGTTTCTCCCAACCTCATTGTGAGCCCTGGCCCAAGACCCTCTGAACTTGAAGAATTGCACTCCTACCTGCTCACCCCTTTAATAACCCCTGTGTTAGATCCAGAGAgcacaagggggtggggggtgcggacCTTCTCTCCCAGCTGCCCACTCCCAGCTCCCTCCAGATGAGGGGGGCTCCTTACCCGGCACACAAAGCATTCAGGATGCCAGAGAGTGTTGAGGGCCGAGATGTAGTTCTCCAGGATGGCCCGGGCACAGCCGCCACACTTGGGCGCGAACATGTCAAAGTAATCCTTCCGGCAGTAGGCCTTGCCGTCTTTCTCATGGAACCCTGAGAAACAGGGGTTTAGGGGGCCGAGTGAGGGCCTCTAGAGATGGAATCATCCTGACTCTAACAGCAGCAAAgtctcctgcccctgcctcccaagCGCTGGGGgtaagggggaagggagggggaggagaccATCCAGCAAGGTGATTTGCCTGCTGGTCATACCTTCTGGACCAAAgaaggctccacactgggcacagaagAAGTGCTCGGGGTGCCACGTCCGGTCAAGGGCTGTCACCACTTTCTGTGAGAGCAAAGTGTGGGATCAGAGCCCAGGTGCCGACCCAATGGACAGATCCCACAGCAGAGACCCACAGGCAAGActgtccttcccacccccccacctccacccccactccctcccccacc is a window encoding:
- the RPLP0 gene encoding 60S acidic ribosomal protein P0 yields the protein MPREDRATWKSNYFLKIIQLLDDYPKCFIVGADNVGSKQMQQIRMSLRGKAVVLMGKNTMMRKAIRGHLENNPALEKLLPHIRGNVGFVFTKEDLTEIRDMLLANKVPAAARAGAIAPCEVTVPAQNTGLGPEKTSFFQALGITTKISRGTIEILSDVQLIKTGDKVGASEATLLNMLNISPFSFGLIIQQVFDNGSIYNPEVLDITEETLHSRFLEGVRNVASVCLQIGYPTVASVPHSIINGYKRVLALSVETDYTFPLAEKVKAFLADPSAFVAAAPVAAATTAAPAAAAAPAKVEAKEESEESDEDMGFGLFD